One genomic window of Paenibacillus xylanilyticus includes the following:
- the aroF gene encoding 3-deoxy-7-phosphoheptulonate synthase: MIVIAGKATPEEQIQDIVAVIEKEGLQVHISRGEDRTIIGLIGKVEPKMQEHLRQMKGVENVVRISKSYKLASRDFHPEDTVISIKGVDIGGKELVVMGGPCAVESAAQIDEIAGLVKAAGGQVLRGGAFKPRTGPYSFQGTGVEGLIMMAEAGKKHDLLTITEVMTPEYVDICAEYADILQVGTRNMQNFDLLRKLGECGKPVLLKRGFSATYDELLNAAEYILAGGNPNVMLCERGIRTFESYTRNTLDLSAIPVLQSLSHLPVISDPSHGTGRRELVEPMTKASVAAGANGLIIEMHTDPDNSMTGDGVQSLFPDQFANLLQDLEKLAPIVGKTFNTAKQPAEFFPARVGV; this comes from the coding sequence ATGATCGTTATTGCAGGTAAGGCAACACCGGAGGAACAGATTCAGGATATCGTCGCTGTGATTGAAAAGGAAGGGCTTCAGGTGCATATCTCCCGCGGAGAAGATCGTACCATTATCGGGTTGATTGGCAAGGTGGAACCTAAAATGCAGGAACATCTTCGTCAAATGAAAGGTGTAGAGAATGTCGTAAGAATCTCGAAGTCCTACAAGTTGGCCAGCCGTGACTTCCACCCTGAAGACACAGTCATCTCCATTAAGGGAGTGGATATCGGCGGAAAAGAACTCGTCGTTATGGGTGGACCATGTGCGGTTGAATCTGCTGCCCAAATTGATGAAATTGCCGGTCTCGTGAAAGCTGCTGGTGGCCAGGTCCTGCGCGGTGGTGCATTTAAACCTCGTACCGGTCCTTACAGCTTCCAGGGAACAGGTGTAGAAGGGCTCATCATGATGGCTGAAGCTGGCAAGAAACATGATCTGCTGACCATCACGGAAGTCATGACTCCGGAATACGTGGATATTTGTGCGGAGTACGCGGATATTCTGCAAGTCGGTACTCGGAATATGCAAAACTTCGATTTGCTGCGCAAGCTGGGCGAATGCGGCAAACCCGTATTGCTGAAACGCGGCTTCAGTGCGACTTACGATGAGCTTCTGAACGCAGCTGAGTACATCCTTGCCGGCGGCAACCCTAATGTAATGCTCTGCGAGCGCGGCATTCGTACGTTTGAGTCCTATACTCGCAATACGCTCGATCTGTCGGCGATTCCTGTGCTGCAGTCTCTTAGCCATCTGCCTGTCATTTCCGATCCTAGCCATGGTACAGGACGCCGTGAACTGGTAGAACCGATGACGAAAGCTTCTGTTGCTGCTGGTGCCAATGGACTGATCATCGAGATGCACACAGATCCAGACAACTCCATGACAGGCGACGGAGTACAATCCCTGTTCCCTGACCAATTCGCCAACTTGCTTCAGGATCTGGAGAAACTCGCTCCAATCGTGGGCAAAACGTTTAATACAGCCAAACAACCTGCCGAGTTTTTCCCGGCAAGAGTGGGCGTCTAA
- the glnA gene encoding type I glutamate--ammonia ligase — translation MSVENVLKSIQENNIEWVDFRFVDLAGRAHHISLPASAVDADTFVNGVAFDGSSIQGFRGIEESDMVMMPDPEATYVDPFTAHPTLNVMCDIFTPDGERYERDPRSIAVKAEAFLKESGVGTAAFFAPESEFFIFDDVRYESGTNSSSYYVDSEEASWNTNRKEEGGNLGFKVRTKGGYVPVAPVDTQQDIRSEMCRLLEEAGLSIERHHHEVATAGQAEINFRFDTLKKTADNLLVYKYIVHNTARQYGKVATFMPKPLFGDNGSGMHVHQSIFDGDSPLFYDKAGYANLSEMALHYIGGILYHAPALIALTNPSTNSFKRLVPGYEAPVNLVYSKGNRSAAVRIPVAAVTPKGCRIEFRTPDSTANPYLAFSAMLMAGLDGIKRKINPTELGYGPLDKNIYDLSDADKENIRSVPASLEEALDALAADNEFLTEGGVFTKEFIENYINLKRDEAKAVAIRIHPHEYSLYFDC, via the coding sequence ATGTCGGTTGAAAACGTATTGAAATCAATTCAAGAGAACAACATCGAGTGGGTAGATTTTCGTTTTGTAGATTTAGCTGGTCGTGCACATCACATCTCGTTGCCAGCTTCGGCTGTTGATGCAGACACATTCGTAAATGGAGTAGCTTTTGACGGTTCTTCTATCCAAGGTTTCCGTGGAATCGAAGAGTCCGATATGGTTATGATGCCAGATCCTGAAGCGACTTATGTCGATCCGTTCACTGCACACCCTACATTGAATGTTATGTGTGATATCTTCACACCAGATGGCGAGCGCTATGAGCGCGACCCACGCAGCATCGCTGTTAAAGCTGAAGCTTTCCTGAAAGAGAGCGGTGTAGGTACAGCGGCATTCTTCGCACCTGAGTCCGAATTCTTCATCTTCGACGATGTACGTTATGAGAGTGGTACAAACAGCTCTTCCTACTACGTTGATTCCGAAGAAGCCTCTTGGAACACGAACCGCAAGGAAGAAGGCGGCAACCTGGGCTTCAAAGTTCGCACAAAAGGCGGATATGTACCAGTAGCACCAGTGGATACTCAACAAGATATCCGTAGTGAAATGTGTCGTCTGTTGGAAGAAGCTGGCCTGTCGATCGAGCGTCATCACCACGAAGTGGCAACCGCTGGTCAAGCCGAAATCAACTTCCGTTTTGATACGTTGAAGAAAACAGCAGATAACCTGCTTGTATACAAATACATCGTGCATAACACAGCACGTCAATATGGCAAAGTAGCTACATTCATGCCGAAACCATTGTTCGGTGATAATGGTAGCGGAATGCACGTTCACCAATCCATCTTCGATGGCGATTCCCCATTGTTCTACGACAAAGCGGGATATGCAAACCTGAGCGAAATGGCTCTGCACTACATCGGAGGAATTCTGTACCATGCACCAGCTCTGATCGCGTTGACTAACCCAAGTACAAACTCATTCAAACGTCTTGTACCTGGTTACGAAGCACCGGTAAACCTGGTTTACTCCAAAGGTAACCGCTCTGCAGCAGTACGTATCCCGGTTGCAGCTGTGACACCTAAAGGTTGTCGTATCGAGTTCCGTACGCCTGACTCTACTGCTAACCCTTACCTGGCATTCTCCGCAATGCTGATGGCGGGTCTGGACGGAATCAAACGCAAAATCAACCCAACTGAGCTTGGTTACGGTCCACTCGACAAAAACATCTATGACTTGTCGGATGCTGACAAAGAAAACATCCGCAGCGTTCCAGCTTCCCTGGAAGAGGCGCTTGATGCTCTGGCAGCAGACAACGAGTTCTTGACTGAAGGCGGCGTATTCACGAAAGAATTCATCGAGAACTACATCAACCTCAAACGTGATGAAGCAAAAGCTGTAGCTATTCGCATTCATCCGCACGAGTACAGCCTTTACTTCGATTGCTAA
- the serC gene encoding 3-phosphoserine/phosphohydroxythreonine transaminase, with product MTKRAYNFNAGPAALPLEVLERAQAEFVDFRNTGMSIMEMSHRGAVYESVHNEAQERLLSLLGNPKGYKVLFLQGGASTQFAMLPMNLLGAGQTASYVMTGSWAKKALSEAKLVGETHIAASSEADKYMKLPDVSNLSLPDRTAYVHLTSNETIEGTQFKSFPDTGSVPLIADMSSDIFCKPFDLNQFGMIYAGAQKNLGPSGITVVIAREELVSESPKTIPTMLRYSTHTENNSLYNTPPSFSVYMVNEVLKWIEEQGGLKGIEQKNIKKAELLYNTIDSSGDFYRGCVDAADRSLMNVTFRLASEELEKQFIKASEQEGFVGLKGHRSVGGLRASIYNAAPYESVKALTDFMSHFQKTNG from the coding sequence ATGACAAAGAGAGCGTATAATTTTAATGCAGGACCAGCGGCACTGCCACTGGAGGTTTTGGAGCGTGCGCAAGCAGAATTTGTTGATTTTCGTAACACAGGCATGTCGATTATGGAGATGTCTCACCGTGGGGCAGTGTACGAGTCCGTACATAATGAAGCTCAGGAGCGTTTGCTGTCGCTCTTAGGCAATCCGAAGGGGTACAAGGTACTATTTCTTCAGGGCGGAGCGAGCACCCAGTTCGCGATGCTGCCGATGAACCTTCTCGGGGCAGGCCAAACTGCAAGCTATGTCATGACAGGCAGTTGGGCGAAAAAAGCGTTGTCTGAAGCAAAGCTGGTTGGTGAAACCCACATTGCAGCTTCTTCCGAGGCTGATAAATACATGAAATTGCCTGATGTATCGAACCTGAGTTTGCCTGACCGCACAGCTTATGTACATCTGACATCCAATGAAACGATCGAGGGTACACAGTTCAAGTCTTTCCCGGACACGGGATCTGTACCTTTAATTGCTGACATGTCGAGTGATATTTTCTGTAAACCATTCGATCTTAATCAGTTTGGCATGATTTATGCAGGTGCACAGAAAAACCTTGGACCATCCGGGATTACAGTGGTAATTGCTCGGGAGGAGCTGGTAAGCGAATCGCCTAAAACGATTCCAACGATGCTTCGTTACAGCACACATACCGAAAACAATTCCCTATATAATACCCCGCCTTCTTTCTCTGTTTACATGGTCAATGAAGTTCTGAAATGGATTGAAGAACAAGGTGGACTGAAAGGGATCGAACAAAAGAACATCAAGAAAGCGGAATTGCTCTATAATACAATAGATTCCTCAGGCGACTTCTATCGCGGCTGTGTTGATGCTGCAGACCGTTCCCTGATGAATGTGACATTCCGCCTTGCTTCGGAAGAATTGGAGAAACAATTCATTAAGGCTTCCGAACAGGAAGGGTTCGTTGGATTAAAAGGACACCGCAGTGTTGGAGGCCTTCGTGCATCCATCTACAATGCAGCGCCTTATGAGAGTGTTAAGGCACTGACAGACTTTATGAGCCACTTTCAGAAGACAAATGGATAA
- the trmL gene encoding tRNA (uridine(34)/cytosine(34)/5-carboxymethylaminomethyluridine(34)-2'-O)-methyltransferase TrmL translates to MALHIVLVEPEIPANTGNISRTCAATGTHLHLVRPLGFRTDDATLKRAGLDYWHAVHIEYHDSFAEVQEKYPEGRFFYATTKAKNNYSDFTFQDEDFLVFGKETKGLPPELIAANPETCMRMPMTGDVRSLNLSNSAAIIVYEALRQLNFPGLD, encoded by the coding sequence ATGGCTTTGCATATCGTTCTGGTTGAACCGGAGATTCCCGCGAATACCGGCAATATTTCTCGCACCTGCGCGGCTACGGGAACCCATCTGCACCTGGTTCGCCCACTCGGGTTTCGGACGGATGATGCTACCTTGAAGCGGGCTGGTCTGGATTACTGGCATGCAGTTCACATTGAATATCATGATTCATTCGCAGAGGTTCAGGAAAAGTATCCGGAGGGTCGCTTTTTCTACGCAACCACGAAGGCGAAGAACAACTATAGCGATTTTACGTTCCAGGATGAAGATTTTTTGGTTTTTGGCAAAGAGACCAAAGGACTACCTCCTGAATTAATTGCTGCCAATCCGGAAACTTGCATGAGAATGCCCATGACAGGTGATGTACGTTCATTAAACTTGTCCAATTCGGCGGCAATTATCGTATATGAAGCATTGCGACAATTGAATTTCCCGGGCTTGGATTGA
- a CDS encoding AbrB/MazE/SpoVT family DNA-binding domain-containing protein, with translation MKPAGVVRKVDQLGRIVLPKSLRKRYQMNEGDPVEILVQGDHIILERYRPKCIFCGSMEEVNEFKERYICAQCLDEMTQLPQHG, from the coding sequence ATGAAGCCAGCTGGAGTAGTTCGCAAAGTTGACCAATTGGGTAGGATCGTATTGCCTAAATCTTTGCGTAAAAGGTATCAAATGAATGAGGGAGATCCTGTAGAGATCTTAGTACAAGGGGACCATATCATTCTGGAGAGATACCGTCCAAAATGTATTTTCTGCGGATCAATGGAAGAAGTCAATGAGTTCAAAGAGCGTTACATATGCGCACAATGTCTAGATGAAATGACCCAGCTTCCACAGCACGGGTAA
- a CDS encoding serine hydrolase domain-containing protein, with amino-acid sequence MSSIVQRFVQHIEAQQLNVLSVRVLQHGETRGMWDRTEDKRRLQHSISKSFTCMAVGLALEEGIFTLESKLGEYFTWPTPAPDQTAFSPADLTLYDLLRMSSGHDVPVLWAEERATLAEKDWAKYYMSLPIDRVPGEAFTYSSADTFMISAMFQAASGQTVKDYLIPRLFDPLEIYNVEWETSPLGITLGCAGLKLTNEELGRFGQFLLQKGYWNGSQLVPAEWIDQATTRQITTPGEGDWGQGYGYQFWLCSHNAYRADGAYGQLCVVLPELDAVVAVSSDELNMQGILDLIWSDILPHLESNHQATP; translated from the coding sequence ATGTCCAGCATTGTTCAACGCTTTGTTCAACATATTGAGGCTCAGCAATTAAACGTACTTTCAGTTCGTGTGCTGCAGCATGGAGAAACACGTGGAATGTGGGATCGGACTGAGGATAAGCGGCGCTTACAGCATTCGATCAGTAAGTCGTTTACCTGCATGGCTGTAGGATTGGCACTCGAAGAAGGCATATTTACGCTCGAATCCAAACTGGGAGAATACTTCACATGGCCAACACCAGCGCCGGACCAAACAGCATTCTCTCCTGCGGATCTCACACTGTATGATCTGCTGCGGATGTCTTCAGGGCATGATGTGCCTGTGCTCTGGGCGGAGGAACGGGCCACGCTTGCGGAGAAAGATTGGGCTAAATATTACATGTCACTTCCAATCGACAGAGTCCCTGGCGAGGCATTTACATACAGCAGTGCCGATACTTTTATGATCTCGGCAATGTTTCAGGCAGCCTCGGGCCAGACCGTAAAAGATTATCTGATTCCCAGACTGTTTGATCCGCTGGAGATTTATAACGTCGAATGGGAAACCTCTCCACTGGGCATTACATTAGGCTGTGCGGGCTTAAAGCTTACAAATGAGGAATTAGGCCGGTTCGGACAGTTCTTGCTTCAGAAGGGCTATTGGAACGGCAGTCAGCTGGTTCCTGCGGAATGGATAGACCAAGCAACAACTCGCCAGATAACAACGCCGGGTGAAGGGGATTGGGGACAAGGATACGGATATCAATTTTGGCTATGTTCTCATAATGCATACCGTGCTGATGGCGCTTATGGTCAACTATGCGTGGTCCTGCCCGAACTGGACGCTGTAGTTGCCGTTAGTAGTGACGAATTGAACATGCAGGGGATTTTGGACCTGATCTGGTCTGATATCCTTCCCCATCTTGAAAGTAACCATCAAGCAACTCCATAG
- a CDS encoding alpha/beta hydrolase — translation MAHITIETGSPTLCMNTSIHVVSSDSGETSGGTLYLLHGAGDNASTWQRLTTIEMYAAQYGCTVIMPEANRSYYTDMEYGLNYFHYITQELPEFCRRQLNLNTDPQKTYIAGLSMGGYGALKCALTYPERYRKVVSLSGVTDIQTRLHDPNMPPGMIKEMKAVFGERLQVKPDQDIYALSAKLLEEGRPLPDVLSCCGESDPFIEMNRRFAEYMQGTAYHFRYVESPGAHEWRFWEQHLRTMFDFLYNDKTKVE, via the coding sequence ATGGCACACATCACGATCGAAACCGGATCGCCTACGTTATGCATGAACACAAGCATACACGTAGTGTCCAGTGACTCCGGAGAGACTTCAGGCGGTACGCTATATCTGCTGCATGGGGCAGGCGATAATGCGAGTACCTGGCAGCGATTGACTACAATCGAGATGTACGCTGCACAATATGGCTGTACGGTCATTATGCCAGAAGCGAACCGAAGCTACTACACCGATATGGAGTACGGCCTGAATTACTTCCATTACATTACTCAGGAGCTGCCCGAGTTTTGCAGACGTCAGCTCAACCTGAACACGGATCCCCAGAAGACTTACATTGCGGGATTGTCCATGGGAGGATATGGGGCTCTGAAGTGTGCGCTGACTTATCCCGAACGTTATCGCAAAGTGGTTTCTTTATCCGGAGTAACCGACATTCAGACCAGGCTTCATGATCCCAATATGCCACCAGGTATGATCAAGGAAATGAAAGCGGTTTTTGGAGAACGGTTACAGGTAAAGCCCGATCAGGACATTTACGCGCTGTCAGCCAAATTGTTGGAAGAGGGCAGACCTTTGCCGGATGTGCTGAGCTGCTGCGGTGAAAGTGACCCATTTATCGAAATGAACCGCAGATTCGCCGAGTACATGCAGGGAACTGCCTATCATTTCCGGTACGTTGAATCTCCGGGAGCTCATGAATGGAGATTTTGGGAGCAGCACCTGAGAACCATGTTTGATTTTCTGTATAACGACAAGACCAAAGTAGAGTGA
- a CDS encoding ABC transporter permease, with product MKPAAEGPSKKLKGNLRGNSLWSEIWKHRMTYTLLIPGLVWLILFAYLPMGGLSLAFKDYKANLGIWGSPWSGFENFKYVFRDPTFIDAVWRTLYINILKLIIQFPFPIILALLLNELRMRRGKKWFQTILTFPHFLSWIIVSGVVINVLAYDGLVNSTLALLGLPTINFLGSESNFVPMLLLTDIWKSSGWSAIIFLAAISGIDQDQYESAQIDGASRLQQMFRITLPNILPTITVMFILSVGGLMSSGFDQIFNLANAATKNVSEVLDVYIYRITFQSSTDFSFSTAVSLFRSLVNMVLLLLADRFAKLLGGDGLFR from the coding sequence TTGAAACCTGCAGCCGAAGGACCTAGCAAAAAGCTGAAGGGAAACCTGAGAGGAAATTCGCTCTGGAGTGAAATCTGGAAGCACAGAATGACGTACACCCTGCTTATCCCGGGGCTTGTCTGGCTAATCTTATTCGCCTATCTGCCAATGGGCGGCCTGTCACTGGCATTTAAGGATTACAAGGCGAACCTGGGGATCTGGGGAAGTCCTTGGAGCGGATTTGAGAACTTCAAATACGTGTTCCGGGATCCAACGTTTATTGACGCGGTATGGCGGACATTGTATATCAACATTTTGAAGCTGATTATTCAATTCCCATTCCCGATTATATTGGCCCTGTTACTGAACGAACTGCGGATGCGTAGAGGGAAAAAGTGGTTCCAAACGATTCTTACGTTCCCTCACTTCCTTTCATGGATTATCGTATCCGGGGTTGTCATCAATGTGCTGGCGTATGACGGATTGGTGAATAGCACGCTAGCATTGCTTGGATTGCCAACGATTAACTTCCTGGGTTCCGAATCCAACTTTGTACCGATGCTTCTGTTAACAGATATCTGGAAATCAAGCGGATGGAGTGCCATCATCTTCCTCGCTGCGATCTCGGGTATCGATCAGGATCAATACGAATCCGCACAGATCGATGGAGCTTCACGGTTACAGCAAATGTTCCGCATTACGCTGCCGAACATCCTGCCGACTATCACCGTTATGTTTATCCTGTCTGTCGGTGGATTGATGTCATCCGGTTTCGATCAGATCTTCAACTTGGCGAATGCCGCAACCAAAAATGTATCGGAAGTACTCGATGTGTATATTTATCGGATTACGTTCCAATCATCAACCGACTTCTCGTTCTCGACTGCGGTCAGCTTGTTCCGTTCCCTCGTGAATATGGTCTTGCTGCTCCTTGCTGACAGATTTGCGAAGCTGCTTGGCGGAGATGGATTGTTCCGATAA
- a CDS encoding carbohydrate ABC transporter permease yields MSKKANKKSKIGTERMTLLDYVIFAILLVLALMILIPFWNVIMISFATQKEYADNPMLMFPKEFTFDSYKALFADGSILTGYKNTLILLVIGLPLSMFLTTSMAYGLSRSKFPFKKFIFFLVLFTMIFNGGIVPLYLIMKSLHLTGSLWSVILAGSFSAFNMILMMNYFYTLPESLMESARLDGAGEWRILFSVVLPLATPIIATITLFYGVAYWNSWYDAMIFLRKADQLPLQNVLRTIIVESQTNASNASSVDAAGAASKFSTGMKMAAVFVTMVPIMCFFPMLQKHFAKGVLTGAIKT; encoded by the coding sequence ATGAGCAAGAAAGCTAACAAAAAATCGAAGATTGGTACAGAACGAATGACGCTTCTGGATTACGTTATCTTCGCCATCTTACTTGTGCTTGCCCTGATGATTCTGATTCCGTTCTGGAATGTCATCATGATCTCGTTCGCCACTCAAAAAGAGTATGCGGACAATCCAATGCTAATGTTCCCAAAAGAATTCACCTTTGATTCCTATAAGGCGCTGTTCGCTGACGGAAGCATCCTGACGGGGTACAAAAATACATTGATCCTGCTGGTGATTGGCTTGCCTCTCAGTATGTTCCTGACTACGAGCATGGCGTATGGACTAAGTCGCAGCAAATTTCCATTTAAGAAATTTATCTTTTTCCTAGTGCTGTTCACCATGATCTTCAATGGTGGTATCGTACCACTCTACCTGATCATGAAATCTCTTCATCTGACGGGATCGCTATGGTCCGTTATTCTGGCGGGAAGCTTCAGTGCATTTAACATGATCCTGATGATGAACTACTTCTACACACTGCCGGAATCCTTAATGGAGTCAGCTCGACTGGATGGTGCAGGGGAGTGGAGAATACTGTTCTCCGTCGTTCTTCCGCTGGCTACACCAATCATTGCTACCATCACGCTGTTCTACGGCGTGGCATATTGGAACAGCTGGTATGATGCAATGATCTTCCTGCGAAAGGCGGATCAGTTACCACTGCAAAACGTACTGCGGACCATTATCGTCGAATCTCAGACGAATGCTTCCAACGCATCCAGCGTGGATGCAGCCGGAGCCGCATCCAAATTCTCCACAGGGATGAAGATGGCAGCCGTATTTGTCACAATGGTTCCAATTATGTGCTTCTTCCCGATGCTGCAAAAGCATTTTGCCAAAGGGGTATTAACAGGGGCTATCAAGACCTGA
- a CDS encoding extracellular solute-binding protein has product MKTKKKLSVRSLFAITLSVVMLMVTACSSEGASGSNEKDENGNYKDKLDISVASTIQLKDGQMDNEFHKYWMDKFNISWDYNFVEWDSWGEKLRLWINSGDLPDVASWNYVHGDAMNYIDQGLLYKFPDDWKERWPNVAAAYKLTGLGEKLEELKGGTYILPRPVYFENKPADPLVNQIGVIALRKDWAEAVGFELKDAYTTSELMEYAQLVKDKDPGKVGNKLVPLSYNADDALTNIVVANSEHARVESAFYKGEDGKYHWGPADPETLTGLKLMQEAYQKGLLNPEFYTWKNSEGSDNFRVNGVAAVTSLGGLASYRQDMDTQMKKNLGVDSDELVHTAIVVGDDGKYRNLEQVNYWSATIFSPDISDEKFERIMDLMDYSISEEGQLLLNMGFKDKDWKYGENNELVSLLPEGTTLEDKYPSRFEGLYLLGDDFSMINPAIKQEYRDRAVKHFQDKAKLGTEGGALATYDWDVQLYDSKAKNQATFEYQNEYANLILKSGDLEANWKEWVNSKMSLVQPVLDELNNLK; this is encoded by the coding sequence ATGAAAACGAAGAAGAAGCTATCTGTACGATCACTCTTTGCCATCACCCTTAGTGTAGTCATGCTGATGGTGACCGCTTGTTCAAGCGAAGGTGCTTCGGGAAGTAACGAGAAAGACGAAAACGGAAACTACAAAGATAAGCTGGATATTTCCGTAGCAAGTACGATTCAACTGAAAGATGGCCAAATGGATAATGAGTTCCACAAATACTGGATGGACAAATTCAATATCTCTTGGGATTACAACTTCGTAGAGTGGGATTCATGGGGCGAGAAGCTTCGTCTGTGGATCAACTCCGGTGACCTTCCTGACGTAGCCAGCTGGAACTATGTTCACGGCGATGCCATGAACTACATCGACCAAGGTTTGCTCTACAAATTCCCGGATGACTGGAAAGAGCGCTGGCCTAACGTGGCGGCAGCTTACAAGCTGACTGGCCTTGGAGAGAAGCTGGAAGAATTGAAAGGCGGTACGTACATTCTGCCTAGACCTGTATATTTTGAAAACAAACCGGCAGATCCGCTGGTGAACCAAATTGGTGTCATTGCACTGCGTAAAGACTGGGCAGAAGCCGTTGGGTTCGAATTGAAAGATGCTTATACAACTTCCGAACTGATGGAGTACGCACAACTGGTTAAAGACAAGGATCCAGGTAAAGTTGGAAACAAACTTGTTCCTTTGTCCTACAACGCTGATGATGCATTGACAAACATCGTTGTTGCCAACAGCGAGCATGCTCGTGTGGAATCTGCTTTCTACAAAGGTGAAGATGGCAAATATCACTGGGGTCCTGCAGATCCTGAAACGCTTACAGGTTTGAAACTGATGCAAGAAGCTTATCAAAAAGGCCTGCTTAACCCTGAGTTCTATACTTGGAAAAACAGCGAAGGCAGCGACAATTTCAGAGTTAACGGTGTAGCTGCTGTGACAAGCCTTGGCGGTCTGGCATCTTACAGACAAGATATGGATACTCAAATGAAGAAAAACCTCGGTGTTGATAGCGATGAGCTGGTTCACACAGCGATCGTTGTAGGCGACGATGGCAAGTATCGTAACCTGGAGCAAGTAAACTACTGGTCCGCGACGATCTTCTCCCCGGATATCAGCGATGAGAAATTCGAGCGTATCATGGATCTGATGGACTACTCCATCAGTGAAGAAGGACAACTGCTTCTGAACATGGGCTTCAAAGACAAAGACTGGAAATATGGCGAGAACAACGAATTGGTAAGCCTGTTGCCTGAAGGTACTACGCTGGAAGATAAATATCCAAGCCGTTTCGAAGGTTTGTACCTGCTGGGTGACGATTTCAGCATGATTAACCCGGCGATCAAGCAAGAATATCGTGACAGAGCGGTTAAACACTTCCAAGATAAAGCGAAACTCGGAACTGAGGGCGGTGCACTCGCTACCTACGATTGGGATGTTCAATTGTATGATTCCAAAGCGAAAAACCAGGCTACATTTGAATACCAAAACGAGTATGCCAACCTGATTCTGAAAAGTGGCGATCTGGAAGCCAACTGGAAAGAATGGGTGAACAGCAAAATGTCACTGGTTCAACCAGTTCTGGATGAGCTGAACAATCTGAAGTAA